ATCTGGTCTAATCCGACCTCCTCTCTTTTCTTCAGTTTTGAGGATTTCGTTGAAGTCGCCCATGCAACACCATGGCAAATGTGGTTTGGCACGTAACATACGAAGCATTCCCCAAGCTTCATCCCTGAAGTTTGTATCCGGCTCTCCATAAAAACTGGTGAAATGCCATGCATCAGAAGAACCACCATTAACTACTGCATCAATATGGTTCTTGGAGAAGCTGTCTACCCACACAACGTTGTCATGTTTCCACAAAAGCGCTAACCCACCGCTCCTACCCTGACTAGGGACGATAAATAGACTAGCATATTTGATCTTACACCGTAACCTTTCTAATTTATCCTTCTTTTCAGCCCAGGTCTCTGATAGAAAGAGAATTAGGGGATCTTGTGCTCAAATAATATCTTCAAGTTCCTCCACTGTTCAtaggttcccaagcccacgGCAGTTCCAAGCAATGCAACTCATTGTTCTCAGCGGGGCTGCCCTGCAGCCTCCGCCGTTGGCATTTGGTTTTTGGGAAGTACATAGCGTTTCTTCCCTGGGGACATAATGTTATTCACTTCCTTGACGTCTCtatatgttctttttttctgCGTAGGAACTGTCTGGGCTTCACTTAAGTGTCTTTCTTGCACTAATCTCTTCCAGCCACGGCCTCTTATCTCTACTCCCTGTGAAATGCAATTTTGGCCCAAAACCTCATCTGTTTCTAGGCTTAGCCCATCCTCACTAACACCACTAGGCAAATTAAGACACTTGGGCTGTTCCACTTCCAAAATGGGCCCGCTCTTGCTTGGGCCAATAGTTGGAATATCAAACTTAGaaatattgaaatcaatatcATTCAAGACCTCCTGAAACTCTGCCTTCCTACCCGAGATACTAGCCTTAACTTTTATAACCCCTGGGATTTCGGAAACGTAATCATCACTTGAATGAAATTTCGAAAATACCCCTACCTCAGCTTTCAGATTCTTCTTGGGCTCGCCGTCATGTCCCGTCTCCCTTTCTATCTCCTCCGCCTGACACGTAGAACCCCTCGCCGCCACTTCGTCAACCACCTCATCTCTTCGTTTGTCTTCTTCCACACCCTCTACCTGGACAACTGAACATCTTCTTGTATTCGTCGTTGGAGCCCGAAGCCAAGCACCAAACTGTCTATCTTCTTCAGTCAGGGAACCATTGCTCTTAATCCAGAGTTCACAATCCTTATCGCTATGAGACAACCTACCACACCAGTAGCAAATATTCGGAAGGCGTTCGTATTTGAAT
The sequence above is drawn from the Castanea sativa cultivar Marrone di Chiusa Pesio chromosome 5, ASM4071231v1 genome and encodes:
- the LOC142635207 gene encoding uncharacterized protein LOC142635207, whose product is MSCIAWNCQTWAEKKDKLERLRCKIKYASLFIVPSQGRSGGLALLWKHDNVVWVDSFSKNHIDAVVNGGSSDAWHFTSFYGEPDTNFRDEAWGMLRMLRAKPHLPWCCMGDFNEILKTEEKRGGRIRPDGQMQAFRDVLDFCGFMDLGYTGPEFTWQGRRHGYVIWERLDRGVANYNWVVKFPASTIRHLHCHSSDHRPISLVFNPNNESQRCFRRPFRFEEMWLSNSGCSATVLRAWQIHQEGTPMFRVEKKN